The region GCATAATTCTTTTATTGTTTCCATTATTTCTTTTCGATGGCTTTCGTAGAATATTTTACGCCTGTATTTCGGCGCAAACACTATATGATACTTGCAATTCCACTTGGTGTGTGCTAAACTACTTGTGTCATCATTCCCTTTTCCCACATCGAAATCCTCCGTTTGTTTCTTAGTCATGACTGGCAGGTCAGTTCTATCTTATCACAAACGGAGGTTTCTTTCATCGGTTAACCTCTTTTGAACCACGCGACTATCGCGTGGTTTTCCTTTGACAAAAAAACAGGACGCCCAGGGCGTCCTGTTTTGCATTTCATCGGTTATTTTGTGTTACTGGAGCTTGTTGCCGCAGTTGTTGCAGAAAGCGGCGTTGGGGTCGACCTGCGAGCCGCAGGAGGTGCAGAACTTCGCGGCGGGCGCCTGCTGAACCGGCGGGACCGGCGCGGCGGGAGCGGCGTAGCCGTTCTGCTGCTGCCGGAACTGCTGCAGAGGGCCGCTCTGCTGGCCGTACTGCTGTCCGTAGGGCTGCTGCGGACCGTAGCCGTAGTTGTTCTGCGGGCCGTACTGCTGGGGCTGCGCGGTGTTCCCGAGCTTGAAGTAGTAGTAGCAGATGGAGAGCGAAATGGTCAGACCCATTACCGCGCTGAGTATGAAGGTTATGATGTTTTCGGCGCCGGAACCGATGCCGGTGACGGCGGCCTTATAGATGGTATTGAAGAGGCCGAGATACATGAAGTAGAGTACGGCGCCGACGCGGCAGGCGTTCAGGTCGTTGCCCATGGCTTCCTTCTTCTTGTAGACCACGCCGATGAAGATCAGCGGAAGCAGGGTCAGGATAACGCTGAGGAGGTTCTCAAACACGAACTGGTACTCGACGAGGGTGTAGATGAACGCGACGAGCGTTTCGATAAGGAGTATAACCCATCCGGCGACGGACCAGCGGAGCGTGTTGTACATCTGATTCGGCTTATCCATATCCATAAAGTACATTCCGAGCGTGAACGAAGGAATGCAGAAAACGAATACGGTTCCGACGACCGCGGCGATGTTGAGGAAGATGCCCAGCTCGCTCATATAGTCGAACACGTCGATAAGTTCGATAATCGAGATGACCGTCAGAACGAGGAATCCCACGCCGAGAAGAAAATGCAGTCCTGCAAGAAGAACGTTTTGCTTTTTCGCTTGCATAATTTTGCCTCCGATTCATTATTATTTGTTTTTGCGCTGACATCATTATACATAAAAATCGTAAAAGTGTCAACAGAATTACTCCGCGAAACGCGAAAAACTGAAATAATCTGCATTTTCCGGTTGAAAAACCCGTAAACCTGTGGTAGAATAATACTTGCGAATATTTGCGGGATTAGTACATCGGTAGTACAGGGCCTTCCCAAGGCTCGGAGGTGGGTTCGACTCCCATATCCCGCTCCAGCAAAAAGCACGCGGAAGCGTGCTTTTTGCAATGAAGCCGCCCATTCGTGGCTGATGAAGAATGAAGGCGCTTCGCTAATGAAGGAATGGGATCAAAGAGAGGGGCGAACGCGAGTGAATTCCTTTCACATATCAAAAGACGCCTCCTTACCGGAAGCGTCTTTCTTTGTTTTTGTGAAGAAATGATTACTTCAGTTCGACGGTGGCGCCGGCTTCTTCGAGCTTCGCCTTGATGGTGTTGGCTTCGTCGGAGGAGACACCGGTCTTGACGGCCTTGGGGGCGTTGTCAACGAGTTCCTTGGACTCCTTGAGTCCGAGGCCGGTCAGATCCTTGACGGCCTTGATGACGTCCATCTTTCTCTCGCCGATGCCGGCAAGGATGACGTCATAGTCGCTCTTCTCTTCGGCAGCCGGAGCAGCCGCAGCGCCGGCAGCGGGGGCGGCCGCAACCGCGACGGGAGCCGCGGCGGAAACGCCGAATTCTTCCTCAAGGGCCTTAACGAGCTCAGCGAGCTCCATAACGGTCAATGCCTTAACGTCTTCGATAAGCTGTTCAACTTTAGTTGCCATTTGAAATTACCTCCAAATAAATTTTGAAATTGATTGCCGCGTAATTGATTACGCAGACTGTTTTTCCTTCTGCTCCTTTATTGCGTTCAACGCAACGGCGAGCCCGCGGATGTTTCCGTTGAGCACTGTAACGAGTCCGGAGATCGGAGCGTTCAGGCCGCCGAGGACCTGGGCGATAAGTACTTCCTTGGAGGGAAGCGACGCGAGTCTCTCAACGCCTGCGGCGTCGAGCGCGTTACCGTCCACGAAGCCCGCCTTGATCTTGAAGAACTTGTTCTTCTTGGCGAACTCCGAAAGGGCCTTGGCGGGGGCGGCCATTTCCTCGGCGGACAGCGCGATGGCCGTCGTGCCGACGAAGGTGTCGTCCATTCCGTCATAGCCGGCTTCTTTGAAAGCGCGGCTCAGAAGCGAATTCTTGATGACGGCGTAGGTCGCTCCGCTTTCTCTGAGCTTGGTGCGAAGTTCGCGGTCCTGCGCGACGGTCAGTCCCTTGTATTCAACCAGGACGCCGGTCACGGATCCGCGGATCTTCTCGGAAAGCTCCTTCACGAACTGCTGTTTTTGCTCCAGGATTTTCGCACTAGGCAAATCTGTCACCTCACAAAAACATTTTCGCACCCCTTGCGGCAGGGGCGCCGCCGGATTTTCCGGCAATAATAAATTTGCTCTTCCGCAAAACCGCAGAAGAGCAAAAAGTCACAATTTGAAACAGAACTTTTTTGCCTCTTCCTCGGCAGGCGGTTACCCATTAGACGCTTTCGCGTACCTGCTGTCTTCGGAACAGCAAATATTATTATACACGCTTTTTTCTCTTTGTCAAGAGAAATTTTTACATAACTCTGGAGGGGTTGATCTTTATGCCGGGGCCCATGGTGGACGCGATGGCGCAGGAACGGATGTACTGTCCCTTCGCGGCGGCGGGCTTGGCGGCGTTGACCGCGGCCAGCAGAGTGTTGAAGTTCTCGGTCAGCTTCTCGGTGCCGAAGGAGGCCTTGCCGATAACGCAGTGGATGATGTTGGTCTTGTCGAGACGGTACTCGATCTTACCGGCTTTCAGATCGACGACGGCTTTCGCCACGTCCATCGTTACGGTGCCGGCCTTCGGGTTAGGCATAAGGCCCTTGGGTCCGAGGATCTTACCGAGACGGCCGACGACGCCCATCATGTCGGGAGTCGCGACGACCACGTCGTAGTCGAACCAGTTCTCGTTCTGGATCTTGGGGATGAATTCGTCGCCGCCGGCGAAATCGGCGCCCGCGTCGAGAGCTTCCTGAACCTTGTCGCCCTTGGCGAAGACCAGGACTCTGACGTTTTTGCCGGTGCCGTGAGGCAGGACGACCGCGCCGCGGACCTGCTGATCGGCGTGACGGGAGTCGACGCCCAGCTTGATGTGGATCTCGATGGTCTCGTCAAACTTGGCCTGAGCGGTCTTCTGAACGAGATCGATCGCTTCTTCTACTTCGTAGAGCTTGGTGCTGTCAAGCAGCGCCGAGCCGGCGTTGTATTTCTTTCCGTGTTTCATCTTCAGCCCTCCACAACAACGCCCATGCTGCGGGCGGTACCGGCGATCATCTTCGCGGCCTGATCGAGATCGTAAGCGTTCAGATCCTTCATTTTTATCTGAGCGATCTCTTTGCACTGCTCGAAGGTCATGGTCGCGACCTTGGTCTTGTTCGGGACGCCCGAACCCTTCTCGAGATTCAGGGTCTTCTTGATGAGGACCGCGGCCGGAGGAGTCTTCGTGATGAAGGAGAAGGAATGGTCGGCGTAGACGGTGATGACGACGGGGATGATAAGCCCGATGTCGTTCTTCGTACGCTCATTGAATTCCTTCGTGAATCCCACGATGTTTACACCGTGCTGTCCAAGCGCGGGGCCGACGGGCGGCGCGGGGGTCGCTTTGCCGCCGGGGATCTGCAGCTTGATGTAGGCAATTACTTTTTGAGCCATTGTTTTCTTTCCTTTCTTTCGGCGTAAGCGCGCGGCTTCGCCGTAATGTGGTATGGCGGGAAAGCTCGTTCCCTTCCACGATATTTAAGGCGGTTGCCCGCATTAAATCGTACCTTTAGGTCACTCCTCGACGGCAGCGACCTGATCCAGATCGAACTCGACGGGAGTCTCGCGCCCCATCATCGTGATGAGGACGGAGACCTTGCCGCGTTCCTTGGAAATTTCGGAGACCTTGCCGGTGAAGCCCTCGAAGGAACCGTCGATAACCTTGACGGTATCGCCTTCGGCGTAGCTTACCTCGATCTCGCGGACCTCGACGCCCAGCGCCTCGACCTCCGCTTCGGTTAGCGGGACGGGCTTCGATCCCGGGCCGACGAAACCGGTGACGCCGCGGGTATTCCTCGCGATGTACCAGGTATCCTCGTTCATCACCATCTTGATGAGGACGTAGCCGGGGAACAGCTTGCGCTCGACCTCGACCTTTTTATCGTCCTTCATCTCGGTGAAGATGCCGGTGGGGACCTTGACGTCAAGTATCTGATCGCGGAGACCGCGATTCTCGACTATTTTCTCGATGTTCTGCGCGACCTTATTCTCATAGCCGGAATAAGTGTGCACAACGTACCATCTCGCATCTTCGGACGCCATATCAATTCTCCCTGAACGCTGTTACTTCGCCAGACCGAGAATGAACTCCAGGAACTTGGAGAATCCCAGATCCAGCACCCAAACGAAAGCCGTGACGAAAAGCATCATGACCAGAACGACGATGGTGTTGTTCAGGACCTTGCTCTTGGTCGGCCATTCGAGCTTCTTGAACTCGGATACGAGCTCTCTGAAGTAGCGTCTGATTCTGCCCTTTTTCTTGGTTTCAGCCATTTCAGTGCCCTCCCGATTACTTCGTTTCTCTGTGCAAGGTGTGCTTGCGGCAGAAGCGGCAGTACTTGTTCATCTCAAGTCTGTCGGGATCGTTCTTCTTGTTCTTGATCGTGTCGTAGTTGCGCTGCTTGCACTCGGTGCAGGCAAGAGTGATTTTAACTCTCATCGGATTTCCTCCCGTTCGTTAATGTTCCTTAAACGGAACTCCCTCGGCCCGTTCGGGCATTTCGGGGCGCACAAAAAAAGAACCCCTCCAATGCGAGGTGGATTCTATGGTAACACACATTTCCGGAAAATGCAAGCATTATTTTTATTTATTTGAAAAAATTTTTCGGCGGGCAGGGGATCTCTCCCCCGCCCGCGCAAAAAACAACTGTCAATTCAGTTCAAGCAGCCGCGATTACGCTTCCTTTTCCTTGCTCGCTAAGCAGCGGAAAACGAGCGCGGCGAGGCAGGCGCCCACCAGCGGAGCGAGAATGAAGATCCAGACCTGGCTCAGAGCGTCTCCGCCCGCAAGCAGCGCGGGTCCGAAGGAGCGCGCGGGGTTGACGGACGTTCCGGTGAGGGCGATGCCGAGCAGATGAACCAGCGTCAGCGTCAGACCGATAACGATACCGGCGGCGGAGCCGAACTCCTTCTTGGAGGTCACGCCGAGGATAGCGAAGACGAAGACGAAGGTCAGGATGACTTCAATGACGAGTCCCTGCCAGATCTCAACGCCTTCCTGGCACGCGTTCGCGCCGAGGCCGCTGTCAGCGCCGAAGAAGGCGCAAAGGATGCCCGCACCGGCGATAGCTCCGAGGAACTGCGCGC is a window of Clostridia bacterium DNA encoding:
- a CDS encoding transposase, whose protein sequence is MTKKQTEDFDVGKGNDDTSSLAHTKWNCKYHIVFAPKYRRKIFYESHRKEIMETIKELC
- a CDS encoding zinc ribbon domain-containing protein → MQQFRQQQNGYAAPAAPVPPVQQAPAAKFCTSCGSQVDPNAAFCNNCGNKLQ
- the rplL gene encoding 50S ribosomal protein L7/L12, with the translated sequence MATKVEQLIEDVKALTVMELAELVKALEEEFGVSAAAPVAVAAAPAAGAAAAPAAEEKSDYDVILAGIGERKMDVIKAVKDLTGLGLKESKELVDNAPKAVKTGVSSDEANTIKAKLEEAGATVELK
- a CDS encoding 50S ribosomal protein L10, with translation MPSAKILEQKQQFVKELSEKIRGSVTGVLVEYKGLTVAQDRELRTKLRESGATYAVIKNSLLSRAFKEAGYDGMDDTFVGTTAIALSAEEMAAPAKALSEFAKKNKFFKIKAGFVDGNALDAAGVERLASLPSKEVLIAQVLGGLNAPISGLVTVLNGNIRGLAVALNAIKEQKEKQSA
- the rplA gene encoding 50S ribosomal protein L1 — its product is MKHGKKYNAGSALLDSTKLYEVEEAIDLVQKTAQAKFDETIEIHIKLGVDSRHADQQVRGAVVLPHGTGKNVRVLVFAKGDKVQEALDAGADFAGGDEFIPKIQNENWFDYDVVVATPDMMGVVGRLGKILGPKGLMPNPKAGTVTMDVAKAVVDLKAGKIEYRLDKTNIIHCVIGKASFGTEKLTENFNTLLAAVNAAKPAAAKGQYIRSCAIASTMGPGIKINPSRVM
- the rplK gene encoding 50S ribosomal protein L11, which produces MAQKVIAYIKLQIPGGKATPAPPVGPALGQHGVNIVGFTKEFNERTKNDIGLIIPVVITVYADHSFSFITKTPPAAVLIKKTLNLEKGSGVPNKTKVATMTFEQCKEIAQIKMKDLNAYDLDQAAKMIAGTARSMGVVVEG
- the nusG gene encoding transcription termination/antitermination protein NusG, translating into MASEDARWYVVHTYSGYENKVAQNIEKIVENRGLRDQILDVKVPTGIFTEMKDDKKVEVERKLFPGYVLIKMVMNEDTWYIARNTRGVTGFVGPGSKPVPLTEAEVEALGVEVREIEVSYAEGDTVKVIDGSFEGFTGKVSEISKERGKVSVLITMMGRETPVEFDLDQVAAVEE
- the secE gene encoding preprotein translocase subunit SecE gives rise to the protein MAETKKKGRIRRYFRELVSEFKKLEWPTKSKVLNNTIVVLVMMLFVTAFVWVLDLGFSKFLEFILGLAK
- the rpmG gene encoding 50S ribosomal protein L33, which produces MRVKITLACTECKQRNYDTIKNKKNDPDRLEMNKYCRFCRKHTLHRETK
- a CDS encoding aquaporin, producing the protein MTTFKKMLAEFIGTCVLVVFGCGVAIVSDVNLVATALAFGLVIVAMAYSVGNVSGCHINPAVSFGMLVAGKMKVVEFFEYICAQFLGAIAGAGILCAFFGADSGLGANACQEGVEIWQGLVIEVILTFVFVFAILGVTSKKEFGSAAGIVIGLTLTLVHLLGIALTGTSVNPARSFGPALLAGGDALSQVWIFILAPLVGACLAALVFRCLASKEKEA